Part of the Shewanella eurypsychrophilus genome is shown below.
GTGTAAAAGGCATCATCATTGGTGACATGGGCGTAGGCGTAGATGGTCAGCCTAAAGATAGCTATGAACCCGGCATGGAGCTACATGCTAAATACACTATTTTCAGTGAAGGTTGTCGCGGCCATCTAGGAAAGCAACTGATAGAAAAATACCATTTAGATAATGGCAAAACACCGCAACATTATGGCCTTGGTTTTAAAGAGATCTGGAAAGTCCCCAGTGAACAGCATCAGCAAGGAAAAGTGGTTCACACTGGCGGCTGGCCATTAACAGAAGGTTCATCTGGCGGAGGCTTCCTTTATCATTTAGAGGATAACCAAGTCGCTGTTGGTCTGATTATCGATCTCAACTATAAGAATCCGCACCTCAGCCCTTTCGATGAGTTCCAACGTTATAAAACACATCCAACGATTGCCAAGCACCTGCAAGGTGGCGAGCGTGTCAGTTATGGCGCCCGAGCTATCACCAAAGGCGGATTAAACTCGCTGCCTAAAATGACTTTCCCTGGCGGGCTCATTATAGGTTGTAATGCAGGCACATTGAACTTTGCCAAGATTAAAGGCACACATACCGCGATGAAGAGCGGAATTTTGGCAGCAGAAACAATTGCTCTCGCGTTTCAAGCTGGTGTCGAAGGCGGTAAAGATCTCGACTGTTATAACGAACGTTTCGAAAAGAGTTGGCTACAAGACGAGCTACATAAATCACGTAACTTCGGCCCCGCAATGCATAAATTCGGCACTTACTTAGGTGGCGCATTTAACTTTATCGATCAAAATTGGTTCGGCGGTAAATTTCCCATCACCTTGCGCGATGAGAAACCTGATTATGCGCAAATGGCAGAAGTCGGCGCGTACAATAAAATTGATTACCCTAAGCCAGATGGCAAACTTAGCTTCGACAAACTCTCCTCGGTTTATCTGTCTAATACTTTCCACGAAGAAGACCAGCTCTGTCACTTGCGTCTCAAAGATGAGCGTATTCCGGTAGATGTCAATTTAGTGAAGTTTGACGAACCGGCTCAAAGATACTGCCCTGCAGGTGTTTATGAAATTGTCCAAGAGGAAGGTGAAAGTAAATTTGTCATCAATGGCCAGAACTGCATCCATTGTAAGACCTGCGATATTAAAGACCCAAGTCAGAACATCACTTGGGTCACTCCAGAGGGTGGTGGAGGACCTAACTACCCTAACATGTAGATTTACACGTTAGGCCATATAAAAACGCGCTGTTAACAGCGCGTTTTTTAATAACAAAATTCATAAAAACAGATTGCATATAAGTCAAAAAGTAACCATACTCCCGCCCTCTAATAAAAGCGTTGTCTAAATATCCAAACGCTTATTTCAATCAGAATCTCAATATCCTACAAAACAAGCTAGACGAGCCGACTTATTGAGGCTGACGTTTAGCACTCCAGGTCACAATACCATTGAAGCCCATATTTAGAGTCAGCGTCTGGCACTAAGGTAATAACGCTAAAGCAGGAAGCTTTCAGTCAATACCAAGTGCAACAACTCAGCTGAAATAAATACAGGTCACTTCAAACACAAGCAAGTTGCAAAAAATATGAAACTAAATATGCTGACGATCAAACAGAAGATATTACTCACGGTTACGCTTGCCGTTCTGCTATCCACCATACTTGTTGGCGTACTGAGCCAACAAAGTGCTAAACAGGTCATTGAACAACGTATGTTGAACTCTGAGCTACCTAATATGCTACTGCAGATCCGCAACAAGGTTGAACTAGATATCGCAACCTTAATGAATGCCGCAGAGCAACTTGCCAATAGCCCTATGCTTACCGAGTGGCTTGAAAACGGGCGCCCGGCCGACCAAGAACCTCTTGTGGTGAGTCAATTAGACAAAATCACTCGGCAGTATGATCTCGTGCAGGCCTCCTTCGCAGACAAAGATACAGCCGCTTATTACACCCAAGATGGATTTTTAAAAGAGTTAACCCCCAGCCAGGATGCTTGGTTCTTTGATTATAAAAACAGTGGCCAAGAGCGCATGCTCAATGTATTCACTGAAGCTAATGGTGAAGTAAAACTCTTTATCAACTACCAGCAACCCTATGGCCGTGGATTAGTCGGGCTAGCAAAATCTTTAAATGACATGGTTAGCCTACTGAGTTCTTTCAAGATAGAACAGACTGGTTTTGTCTATCTTGTCGATGCTCAAGGTGAAGTAAAGCTACATCAAGATACTCGAAGTATTGGTAATAACCTCAATAGCATTTACCAGAACCAGGCCAATAATTTACTTAATCGCAGTGAGTTTAGCCTGACAAAAATAGAGCTTAACGACAAAACCATGCTAGTGGCCAGTAGTTACATTCCCTCTATGGACTGGTATCTCATCGCTCAAGTTCCCCAGAGTGAAGTTTTTGCCATGTTAGAAGAGTCTGCTTACCAGATTCTAATTTGGGGTCTAGTCATCGCGGTAGTACTGATCTTTCTTGCTGTATTTGTCGCTAGCTCTATCAGCCAACCCATCTCCAAAGTTGCTAGCATGCTGCACAGTATCGCAGAAGGTGAAGGCGATCTGCGCCAACGCTTACCCGTTCAAGGTAATGACGAGTTAGCTAAGCTAGCCATCGGCTTCAATAGCTTCATTAGTAAGATCCAGGCATCGATAATAGAAGTCACAGAAACTAGCGAACAACTAAGCCTATCAGCTAAAGATGTGGCCAATCAGGCACAGCAAACCTTATCCGATAGCCAGTTACAGAAAGATCAGACCATGATGGTCGTGACAGCCATCAATGAGATGGGAGCAACTGTCAACGAGATCGCAGGCAATGCAGCTCAGGCCGCAGATACCGCAAAAAATGCCGATACGGAATCCAATTCAGGACAAGTTGTTGTCATGCGTGCCCGCGATACGATCAACCAGTTATCGGATGATGTTGAGCAAGTTGGCGAGGTCATTGAGTCATTAGCGACTCACACTAAATCGATTGGCGGTATTTTAGATGTGATCCGTGCAGTCTCCGAGCAGACAAACCTTCTCGCACTCAACGCCGCCATCGAGGCCGCACGAGCAGGTGAAGCTGGACGTGGATTTGCCGTTGTCGCCGATGAAGTTCGTAACCTTGCATCACGAACGGCTGAGTCTACCAACGAAGTACAGATCATGATCGATAAGTTGCAATCAGAGGCTAGTAGAGCAGTGGATGCCATGACACAGAGTCGTTCTCGCTCAATTGAAGGTGTAGCGGCGGTCGATGAGGCAAGTCAGTCTTTATCTGGGATCAGTGAACAAATTGGTCAAATCACTGACATGAATATTCAGGTTGCAGCAGCCACTGAAGAGCAATCAACCGTAGTAGAAGATATTAACCGTAATGTCATCGAGATAAATGATATCACTCAGAGAACTGCAGACACGGCCCATGCGGCAGCTAATGCAAGTGAATCTCTCAATCAACTCGCGAGTCGTCTCGATACGTTAGTGGCAGGCTTTAAGGTGTAGTAAATATAAGTTCCTAGGTTCTAGGTCCTAGGTTCTAGGTCTTAGGACCTAGGAACTTAAATAACGATTTAATTGTTAGCTTTTTTTAGTTACGAGGCTTCAAGAACTTTATTGATAATGGATACTTATAACAGACGCCTTCACTGGCTTTCATCGCCGCTATGATGGTCAATACAATATCTACAACAGCCAATAATCCAATCAATATAAATCCTATACCGACAAACATAAGTACAAAGCTGATCATCACCCAGATGAACATGCTGATCTTAAAGTTCAGACAGTTTCGACCACACTCATCGACAAATGGAAGTTCATCTCGCTTCATCAGCCAAACAATCAATGGACCGAGTATGCTGCCAAATGGGATCAAATAACCGGCGAAGCTGGCAACATGCACCGCTATGCCCATATTTTTCTCGTCCTGACTCAATCCCTGTACTTCTTGTATCTGCTCTTCAGTTTGCTCTGTCACGCTATTCTCTCCTTGAAACGATTCTAATACCAATCGGCATAAGCCTAAGATTTAACTCTAATTTATAGCATAACTAGACTCACTATGCTGGACCGATGAGGCGCATCTGCCAATCTTCAATTTTTTGCTGCTGTAATCGCCTTTGCAAGCTGCCCACCCAGGAAGTGGCCAAGCCTTCACATGAAGCGAGACGATCGTAACTCTGCGCATCATATTCGGTAGAAAAGTAGATCGACATTGCATCCCTAACACTGATATCCGTATGGCGCTTCTTAAGGTATACACTGGCATCTTGAGTGATCACACCTGGCTGTAATACGCGATAGAACCAACCACATAAGCCACTGGTTTGCATTGCAAGTGCAAACTCTTTATGACCAAACTGGCCATTTAACTTGAAGCAAGGGGATCTCGGCTGGGTGACCTGTAGTTCTACGTCACCGATGCAGATGATGTCACCGATATTGACCTGAGTTTCATCCAGCCCTACAGTGCTGATATTCTCACCCATGGCCGGCGCATCTTTAAAGCCATTCATCATATCCCAACGACGATACTGACCATAATGCTCTCGAGGGAAGTGATGCAGCACTCTATCTAAGCCGCCGTGATGCTTAGGATCAGCCTGACGATCTCCGATAACACTCTCTACTGTAACTTGTAATGAGGTCGAAGATTGCTTGTGAGATATTCCACTGATAATACCTGTAGTTTCGCTAAGCTCTTCTCCCAGATATAGACCCGACAAACGCTTAACCAGTAACTGTTCCGACATCTAGCTATTCCTTAAG
Proteins encoded:
- a CDS encoding DUF4870 domain-containing protein, with the translated sequence MGIAVHVASFAGYLIPFGSILGPLIVWLMKRDELPFVDECGRNCLNFKISMFIWVMISFVLMFVGIGFILIGLLAVVDIVLTIIAAMKASEGVCYKYPLSIKFLKPRN
- a CDS encoding methyl-accepting chemotaxis protein is translated as MKLNMLTIKQKILLTVTLAVLLSTILVGVLSQQSAKQVIEQRMLNSELPNMLLQIRNKVELDIATLMNAAEQLANSPMLTEWLENGRPADQEPLVVSQLDKITRQYDLVQASFADKDTAAYYTQDGFLKELTPSQDAWFFDYKNSGQERMLNVFTEANGEVKLFINYQQPYGRGLVGLAKSLNDMVSLLSSFKIEQTGFVYLVDAQGEVKLHQDTRSIGNNLNSIYQNQANNLLNRSEFSLTKIELNDKTMLVASSYIPSMDWYLIAQVPQSEVFAMLEESAYQILIWGLVIAVVLIFLAVFVASSISQPISKVASMLHSIAEGEGDLRQRLPVQGNDELAKLAIGFNSFISKIQASIIEVTETSEQLSLSAKDVANQAQQTLSDSQLQKDQTMMVVTAINEMGATVNEIAGNAAQAADTAKNADTESNSGQVVVMRARDTINQLSDDVEQVGEVIESLATHTKSIGGILDVIRAVSEQTNLLALNAAIEAARAGEAGRGFAVVADEVRNLASRTAESTNEVQIMIDKLQSEASRAVDAMTQSRSRSIEGVAAVDEASQSLSGISEQIGQITDMNIQVAAATEEQSTVVEDINRNVIEINDITQRTADTAHAAANASESLNQLASRLDTLVAGFKV
- a CDS encoding electron transfer flavoprotein-ubiquinone oxidoreductase yields the protein MERESMEFDVVIVGAGPAGLATACRLMQISKDSGNELTVCVVEKGSEVGAHILSGAVFEPKVLDELFSDWKDKGAPLHTQVTADEIYMLSSAQNSRLMPNALVPKTMHNEGNYIISVGNLSRWLAERAEELGVEIFPGFPASNLLYNEDNSVKGIIIGDMGVGVDGQPKDSYEPGMELHAKYTIFSEGCRGHLGKQLIEKYHLDNGKTPQHYGLGFKEIWKVPSEQHQQGKVVHTGGWPLTEGSSGGGFLYHLEDNQVAVGLIIDLNYKNPHLSPFDEFQRYKTHPTIAKHLQGGERVSYGARAITKGGLNSLPKMTFPGGLIIGCNAGTLNFAKIKGTHTAMKSGILAAETIALAFQAGVEGGKDLDCYNERFEKSWLQDELHKSRNFGPAMHKFGTYLGGAFNFIDQNWFGGKFPITLRDEKPDYAQMAEVGAYNKIDYPKPDGKLSFDKLSSVYLSNTFHEEDQLCHLRLKDERIPVDVNLVKFDEPAQRYCPAGVYEIVQEEGESKFVINGQNCIHCKTCDIKDPSQNITWVTPEGGGGPNYPNM
- a CDS encoding MOSC domain-containing protein, whose amino-acid sequence is MSEQLLVKRLSGLYLGEELSETTGIISGISHKQSSTSLQVTVESVIGDRQADPKHHGGLDRVLHHFPREHYGQYRRWDMMNGFKDAPAMGENISTVGLDETQVNIGDIICIGDVELQVTQPRSPCFKLNGQFGHKEFALAMQTSGLCGWFYRVLQPGVITQDASVYLKKRHTDISVRDAMSIYFSTEYDAQSYDRLASCEGLATSWVGSLQRRLQQQKIEDWQMRLIGPA